In the Acropora muricata isolate sample 2 chromosome 1, ASM3666990v1, whole genome shotgun sequence genome, one interval contains:
- the LOC136931068 gene encoding uncharacterized protein isoform X1: protein MLAYVGLLSVVLTFPVCFSVTCKQSYDRSRYIGKARVPVDCKTESLACSRSWKAGVPEISSDSSNAFDKMVDTKFLYCHEGFTTCGYVPIDARNGKVLGHSGVTIGAGIDLGTKTSTSFVGLSSDIVQKLAPYFGLQKDEAACAIIQNPLRLSREEATKTTNVIKMQILMSVQGRYDQGKKAGAKKFDSLPRGIRTAIVSVWFQFGLPPKYPKFWGHVTTNEWEKAVNELRNFYSNPRDQARGDLRRRNHEADIIEAALSNCTSSVDLVFLLDESGSVGASNFQKSLDFVRRLIGSFPEENLRGENGTRFGLSTFSSSYSAKFHLYNYTNQLGYSSAITRVSYSGGGTQLGFALGRVLTDQFSEERGLRPKADGLPRILVVLTDGESYDNVSTPAKNLTDNEITIYAVGVAFYDLEQLKEIAPSDQHVITLDSFSKLDAFVSTITSSACYEPRASGNNETITTNVEKGSFKYFSYKVSPKKNLEVIVDDLVGSTMLYASRTTPHPYKYDHDYKFERASQKDKVIVIAGNATSPRPKRSTGNNLQPIYIAVTSDTDSAKFAIVANECEPSVCVEGTNERPVINRRSGSSKNYSKFSWVFLLESIAVLLNNYY from the exons atgttGGCTTACGTAGGTCTCTTGAGCGTTGTTTTAACATTTCCAGTGTGTTTCAGCGTCACTTGTAAACAATCTTACGATCGGAGCCGATACATTGGGAAAGCACGAGTGCCAGTGGATTGCAAGACAGAATCTTTGGCTTGTTCGCGCTCGTGGAAAGCGGGAGTACCAGAAATCAGCAGCGATTCCTCCAATGCCTTCGACAAAATGGTCGATACCAAGTTTCTATACTGTCACGAAGGTTTTACGACGTGTGGTTATGTTCCCATCGATGCGAGGAATGGAAAGGTTCTCGGCCACAGTGGCGTCACGATTGGAGCAGGAATTGATCTAG GAACAAAGACGAGCACTTCGTTCGTGGGCTTATCGAGTGATATCGTGCAAAAACTTGCACCATACTTCGGTTTGCAAAAAGATGAAGCCGCCTGTGCCATTATTCAAAATCCCTTACGGCTTTCACGCGAAGAAGCGACGAAGACGACCAACGTGATAAAAATGCAGATACTAATGTCGGTTCAAGGAAGATACGATCAAGGCAAGAAAGCAGGTGCAAAGAAATTCGATTCATTGCCACGTGGAATCCGTACGGCGATTGTCAGCGTTTGGTTTCAGTTTGGTTTGCCACCAAAATATCCCAAGTTCTGGGGTCATGTCACGACAAATGAATGGGAAAAGGCGGTGAATGAACTGAGAAATTTTTACAGCAATCCCAGAGACCAAGCACGCGGTGATCTGAGAAGACGGAACCACGAAGCGGACATAATCGAAGCAGCTCTTTCGAACTGCACGAGTTCAGTGGATCTCGTGTTTCTTCTTGACGAATCCGGAAGTGTTGGTGCCTCTAACTTTCAAAAGAGCCTTGATTTCGTCCGACGTCTGATCGGATCATTTCCCGAGGAGAATTTACGTGGAGAAAATGGTACAAGGTTTGGTCTTTCAACTTTTTCCAGCAGCTACTCTGCGAAATTCCACCTGTATAATTATACAAATCAACTTGGTTATTCCTCTGCAATAACAAGGGTCAGTTATTCCGGCGGAGGTACTCAACTTGGCTTTGCCCTTGGAAGGGTCTTAACAGATCAATTCTCGGAGGAACGCGGTCTACGTCCGAAAGCCGACGGCTTGCCACGAATACTTGTCGTGCTGACAGATGGAGAATCGTATGATAACGTTTCAACGCCGGCGAAAAATTTAACAGATAATGAAATCACGATCTATGCAGTTGGAGTTGCCTTTTATGACTTAGAGCAACTTAAAGAGATCGCACCATCAGATCAACACGTCATCACCCTCGACTCGTTCTCAAAACTCGACGCTTTTGTTTCCACGATCACATCCTCGGCATGCTACGAGCCTCGGGCGTCGGGAAACAACGAAACCATCACGACGAACGTGGAAAAGGGCTCTTTTAAATATTTCAGCTACAAGGTGAGTCCAAAAAAGAATCTCGAGGTAATTGTGGACGATCTAGTTGGAAGTACCATGCTCTACGCATCTCGCACCACACCACATCCATATAAGTATGACCACGACTATAAGTTCGAGCGAGCGTCGCAGAAGGATAAAGTCATCGTGATAGCGGGGAATGCAACCTCCCCTCGACCGAAGCGATCGACTGGCAACAATCTTCAACCGATCTACATCGCCGTAACCTCAGACACCGACTCGGCCAAATTCGCGATCGTGGCGAACGAGTGCGAGCCATCAGTGTGCGTCGAAGGCACAAACGAGAGGCCAGTTATAAACAGGAGGTCAGGATCGTCGAAGAATTACTCAAAATTTTCCTGGGTGTTCCTTCTTGAAAGCATTGCAGTGCTGTTGAATAACTATTACTAA
- the LOC136931068 gene encoding uncharacterized protein isoform X2: MVDTKFLYCHEGFTTCGYVPIDARNGKVLGHSGVTIGAGIDLGTKTSTSFVGLSSDIVQKLAPYFGLQKDEAACAIIQNPLRLSREEATKTTNVIKMQILMSVQGRYDQGKKAGAKKFDSLPRGIRTAIVSVWFQFGLPPKYPKFWGHVTTNEWEKAVNELRNFYSNPRDQARGDLRRRNHEADIIEAALSNCTSSVDLVFLLDESGSVGASNFQKSLDFVRRLIGSFPEENLRGENGTRFGLSTFSSSYSAKFHLYNYTNQLGYSSAITRVSYSGGGTQLGFALGRVLTDQFSEERGLRPKADGLPRILVVLTDGESYDNVSTPAKNLTDNEITIYAVGVAFYDLEQLKEIAPSDQHVITLDSFSKLDAFVSTITSSACYEPRASGNNETITTNVEKGSFKYFSYKVSPKKNLEVIVDDLVGSTMLYASRTTPHPYKYDHDYKFERASQKDKVIVIAGNATSPRPKRSTGNNLQPIYIAVTSDTDSAKFAIVANECEPSVCVEGTNERPVINRRSGSSKNYSKFSWVFLLESIAVLLNNYY; encoded by the exons ATGGTCGATACCAAGTTTCTATACTGTCACGAAGGTTTTACGACGTGTGGTTATGTTCCCATCGATGCGAGGAATGGAAAGGTTCTCGGCCACAGTGGCGTCACGATTGGAGCAGGAATTGATCTAG GAACAAAGACGAGCACTTCGTTCGTGGGCTTATCGAGTGATATCGTGCAAAAACTTGCACCATACTTCGGTTTGCAAAAAGATGAAGCCGCCTGTGCCATTATTCAAAATCCCTTACGGCTTTCACGCGAAGAAGCGACGAAGACGACCAACGTGATAAAAATGCAGATACTAATGTCGGTTCAAGGAAGATACGATCAAGGCAAGAAAGCAGGTGCAAAGAAATTCGATTCATTGCCACGTGGAATCCGTACGGCGATTGTCAGCGTTTGGTTTCAGTTTGGTTTGCCACCAAAATATCCCAAGTTCTGGGGTCATGTCACGACAAATGAATGGGAAAAGGCGGTGAATGAACTGAGAAATTTTTACAGCAATCCCAGAGACCAAGCACGCGGTGATCTGAGAAGACGGAACCACGAAGCGGACATAATCGAAGCAGCTCTTTCGAACTGCACGAGTTCAGTGGATCTCGTGTTTCTTCTTGACGAATCCGGAAGTGTTGGTGCCTCTAACTTTCAAAAGAGCCTTGATTTCGTCCGACGTCTGATCGGATCATTTCCCGAGGAGAATTTACGTGGAGAAAATGGTACAAGGTTTGGTCTTTCAACTTTTTCCAGCAGCTACTCTGCGAAATTCCACCTGTATAATTATACAAATCAACTTGGTTATTCCTCTGCAATAACAAGGGTCAGTTATTCCGGCGGAGGTACTCAACTTGGCTTTGCCCTTGGAAGGGTCTTAACAGATCAATTCTCGGAGGAACGCGGTCTACGTCCGAAAGCCGACGGCTTGCCACGAATACTTGTCGTGCTGACAGATGGAGAATCGTATGATAACGTTTCAACGCCGGCGAAAAATTTAACAGATAATGAAATCACGATCTATGCAGTTGGAGTTGCCTTTTATGACTTAGAGCAACTTAAAGAGATCGCACCATCAGATCAACACGTCATCACCCTCGACTCGTTCTCAAAACTCGACGCTTTTGTTTCCACGATCACATCCTCGGCATGCTACGAGCCTCGGGCGTCGGGAAACAACGAAACCATCACGACGAACGTGGAAAAGGGCTCTTTTAAATATTTCAGCTACAAGGTGAGTCCAAAAAAGAATCTCGAGGTAATTGTGGACGATCTAGTTGGAAGTACCATGCTCTACGCATCTCGCACCACACCACATCCATATAAGTATGACCACGACTATAAGTTCGAGCGAGCGTCGCAGAAGGATAAAGTCATCGTGATAGCGGGGAATGCAACCTCCCCTCGACCGAAGCGATCGACTGGCAACAATCTTCAACCGATCTACATCGCCGTAACCTCAGACACCGACTCGGCCAAATTCGCGATCGTGGCGAACGAGTGCGAGCCATCAGTGTGCGTCGAAGGCACAAACGAGAGGCCAGTTATAAACAGGAGGTCAGGATCGTCGAAGAATTACTCAAAATTTTCCTGGGTGTTCCTTCTTGAAAGCATTGCAGTGCTGTTGAATAACTATTACTAA